The following proteins are encoded in a genomic region of Arachis ipaensis cultivar K30076 chromosome B02, Araip1.1, whole genome shotgun sequence:
- the LOC107624917 gene encoding armadillo repeat-containing protein LFR, producing the protein MQKREQGKSGGSSGGGSAPPAKRGRPFGSGSNSAAAAAIAAAAGDSAAAPSTLLGPSLHVHSSFADQNNKRIVLALQSGLKSELTWALNTLTLLSFKEKDDSRKDATPLAKIPGLLDALLQVIDDWRDIALPKELVKPSRVRSLGANSVVTGFGNEYQALGSTGTPHRAGSASATTGTESTQQSGVTKSRLSELWFDEDSLFNLDDEGRAEKQQCAVAASNIIRNFSFMPDNEVIMAQNRHCLETAFQCIEDHIVEDEELVTNALETIVNLAPLLDLRIFSSSKPSFIKITEKRAVQAIMGMLESTVKAWHCAAAELLGRLIINPDNEPFLLPFFPQIHKRLIDLISLPALDAQAAAIGALYNLAEVNMDCRLKIASERWAIDRLLKVIKTPHPVPEVCRKAAMILESLVSEPQNRTLLLAYENAFAEILFMESKYSDTFARILYELTSRPNNRVAMARGIWGM; encoded by the exons ATGCAGAAGAGGGAACAGGGAAAGTCCGGTGGATCTTCCGGTGGCGGTTCGGCGCCGCCAGCTAAGAGAGGCCGCCCATTCGGCAGCGGTAGCAACAGTGCCGCGGCAGCAGCAATAGCCGCCGCTGCCGGTGATTCGGCGGCGGCTCCGTCAACCCTGCTCGGTCCTTCGCTTCACGTCCATAGCTCCTTTGCTG atcaaaataataaaagaattgTTTTGGCTCTTCAAAGTGGTCTTAAGAGTGAGCTAACCTGGGCACTCAATACTCTTACGTTGCTCTCCTTTAAAGAGAAGGATGACAGTCGCAAAGACGCCACTCCGCTGGCGAAGATTCCGGGTTTGCTTGATGCACTTCTTCAAGTT ATAGATGATTGGCGTGACATAGCACTCCCAAAAGAACTAGTTAAGCCATCAAGGGTCAGATCTTTAGGTGCAAATTCTGTTGTAACTGGATTTGGGAATGAGTATCAGGCATTGGGCTCAACTGGAACTCCCCACCGAGCTGG GTCAGCATCCGCCACTACTGGTACAGAATCAACACAGCAGAGTGGTGTGACAAAGTCACGTTTGTCAGAGTTGTGGTTTGATGAAGATAGTCTCTTTAATTTAGATGATGAAGGGCGAGCAGAAAAACAGCAGTGTGCCGTAGCTGCTTCAAATATCATCAGAAACTTTTCTTTTATGCCAGATAATGAAGTTATAATGGCCCAAAATCGTCATTGTTTGGAAACAGCCTTCCAATGTATAGAAGATCATATTGTAG AGGATGAAGAACTTGTCACAAATGCTCTAGAGACAATTGTTAACTTGGCTCCACTTCTGGACCTTCGAATATTTAGCTCATCCAAGCCATCTTTTATTAAAATAAC AGAAAAACGTGCAGTTCAGGCCATCATGGGCATGCTGGAATCCACAGTCAAAGCCTGGCATTGTGCTGCTGCAGAATTACTTGGGCGTTTGATCATTAATCCTGACAATGAGCCATTCTTACTTCCATTCTTTCCACAG ATACACAAGCGTTTAATTGATCTCATCAGTTTACCAGCATTAGATGCACAAGCAGCTGCTATTGGTGCACTGTATAACCTTGCTGAAGTTAATATGGACTGTAGGTTGAAGATTGCCAGCGAGAGATG GGCAATAGATCGATTGCTTAAAGTGATAAAGACACCGCATCCCGTTCCTGAAGTTTGCCGGAAAGCTGCAATGATATTGGAGAGTCTTGTGTCCGAGCCACAAAATAGAACCTTGTTGCTGGCGTATGAGAATGCTTTTGCCGAGATCCTTTTCATGGAAAGCAAATATTCAGATACTTTTGCAAGGATATTATATGAACTAACGTCTAGGCCAAATAACAGAGTGGCAATGGCTCGGGGAATCTGGGGCATGTAA
- the LOC107624918 gene encoding polyprenol reductase 2-like — MELEMHTILAQLLRLAWIAGTLPILIASIPISRLNFLHTIFLGFARRGKIMHSSSLKFTLPQRFFLHFYIVASIWTTFLLVTTWCYAYTMVPSVRESSAYSTITSYLIGGSVLRTGSTTMLQRHAVWQAVFLLLLMEAQVLRRLFETIYVFKYSPSARMHILGYLTGMFFYLAAPMSLCADCAFDVLYFLVNLVTKFIVVGKDHMPPVEVELWQVVNPLVKLGWKHWIGAAVFFWGWIHQQRCHKILGSLRDSRQAEEYAIPHGDWFEIVSSPHYLSEIVIYGSFVVATGGSDLTIWLLLVFVLANLSFAAVETHRWYHQKFEDYPRSRFAVIPYIL, encoded by the exons ATGGAGTTGGAGATGCATACGATCCTTGCTCAATTGCTGAGACTAGCATGGATCGCTGGTACACTTCCCATTCTCAtcgcttcaattccaatttccagACTCAACTTCCTCCATACAATCTTCTTGGGTTTTGCTAGAAGGGGAAAAATCATGCACTCATCTTCCCTG AAATTCACGCTCCCTCAGAGATTCTTCTTGCACTTCTATATTGTTGCATCAATATGGACAACGTTCTTGCTTGTTACAACTTGGTGTTATGCATACACAATGGTGCCATCGGTTAGGGAATCATCTGCATACTCTACCATTACAAGCTACTTGATTGGAGGCTCAGTTCTGAGAACTGGTTCAACTACAATGCTTCAGAGGCATGCTGTTTGGCAAgctgtttttcttcttttgttaatGGAAGCTCAAGTGTTGAGACGCCTATTTGAAACCATATATGTATTTAAATATAGCCCCTCTGCCCGCATGCACATCCTTGGTTATCTCACTGGAATGTT CTTCTACCTAGCAGCACCAATGTCGCTGTGTGCTGATTGCGCCTTCGATGTGTTGTACTTCCTAGTAAATCTAGTCACCAAGTTCATCGTCGTAGGCAAGGATCATATGCCACCAGTGGAGGTAGAACTTTGGCAAGTTGTAAATCCTCTTGTCAAACTTGGATGGAAGCATTGGATTGGTGCGGCTGTTTTTTTCTGGGGTTGGATTCACCAACAAAGATGCCATAAGATTCTT GGTTCGCTTCGAGATTCAAGACAAGCAGAGGAATATGCAATTCCTCACGGTGATTGGTTTGAAATTGTTTCATCTCCACATTATCTCTCTGAAATA GTTATATACGGCAGTTTTGTTGTTGCCACTGGAGGATCCGATCTAACCATATGGCTACTACTTGTTTTTGTG CTGGCAAATCTGTCATTTGCAGCAGTGGAAACACATAGATGGTATCACCAGAAATTTGAAGATTATCCAAGAAGTCGGTTTGCTGTTATACCATATATTCTCTGA
- the LOC107626837 gene encoding inorganic phosphate transporter 1-4-like, translating into MAKEQLQVLNALDAAKTQWYHFTAIVIAGMGFFTDAYDLFCISLVTKLLGRLYYYDGSDNPGSLPSNVSSAINGVAFCGTLVGQLFFGWLGDKMGRKRVYGMTLMLMVICSLASGLSFGKEPKSVMVTLCFFRFWLGFGIGGDYPLSATIMSEYANKKTRGAFIAAVFAMQGFGILAGGMVAIIVSSIFKGLHPAPAFQFDHVGSTVPEADYVWRIILMFGALPALATYYWRMKMPETARYTALVAKNAKQAASDMSKVLEVVIEAEEEKIEQQETGGGNDFGLFSREFVKRHGLHLVGTATTWFLLDIAYYSQNLFQKDIFSAIGWIPAAKTMNAIEEVYKIARAQTLIALCSTVPGYWFTVALIDRVGRFSIQLMGFFFMTVFMFALAIPYHHWTLEGNQIGFVVMYSLTFFFANFGPNATSFVVPAEIFPARLRSTCHGISAAAGKAGAMVGAFGFVYAENGIGIRNTLIIMAVVNVCGFFFTFLVPESKGKSLEEMSGELQDQQAVDNNNNVV; encoded by the coding sequence ATGGCGAAGGAACAATTGCAGGTGCTGAATGCACTGGATGCTGCAAAGACACAATGGTACCACTTCACGGCCATTGTGATTGCTGGGATGGGTTTCTTTACCGATGCCTATGACCTCTTCTGCATCTCCCTGGTCACCAAGCTCCTTGGCCGCTTGTACTACTACGATGGTTCTGACAACCCCGGTTCTCTTCCGTCCAACGTCTCCTCTGCCATCAATGGCGTTGCATTCTGCGGCACCCTCGTCGGCCAACTATTCTTCGGTTGGCTGGGCGACAAGATGGGAAGGAAGCGTGTCTACGGAATGACACTGATGCTCATGGTTATTTGTTCCCTTGCCTCCGGACTCTCCTTTGGAAAAGAGCCTAAATCTGTTATGGTCACTCTTTGCTTCTTTAGGTTCTGGCTTGGGTTTGGGATCGGCGGCGACTATCCTCTCTCCGCAACCATTATGTCTGAGTATGCCAACAAGAAGACACGTGGAGCATTCATCGCGGCGGTCTTTGCCATGCAGGGATTTGGAATCCTTGCAGGTGGCATGGTTGCGATCATAGTTTCGTCCATTTTCAAGGGACTGCACCCTGCTCCGGCGTTTCAGTTCGACCACGTGGGGTCCACCGTGCCAGAAGCCGATTACGTTTGGAGGATAATCTTGATGTTTGGCGCGCTTCCCGCTCTTGCGACGTACTATTGGAGGATGAAGATGCCGGAGACAGCAAGGTACACGGCCTTGGTGGCGAAGAACGCAAAGCAAGCAGCTTCGGACATGTCCAAGGTTCTTGAGGTTGTGATTGAAGCAGAGGAAGAGAAGATTGAGCAGCAAGAAACAGGAGGAGGCAACGATTTTGGATTGTTCTCGAGAGAGTTTGTTAAGCGGCATGGGCTTCACCTTGTTGGAACCGCCACAACTTGGTTCCTTTTGGATATTGCTTACTACAGCCAGAATCTGTTCCAGAAAGATATCTTCAGTGCCATCGGTTGGATCCCAGCCGCGAAGACAATGAACGCAATTGAAGAGGTTTACAAGATTGCGAGAGCACAGACTTTGATTGCACTGTGCAGCACTGTTCCCGGTTACTGGTTCACGGTGGCACTCATTGATAGGGTGGGGAGGTTTTCCATTCAGTTGATGGGGTTCTTCTTCATGACAGTTTTCATGTTTGCATTGGCAATACCTTATCATCATTGGACTTTGGAGGGAAACCAGATTGGCTTTGTTGTCATGTATTCATTGACGTTCTTCTTCGCCAACTTTGGACCCAATGCCACCAGTTTTGTGGTCCCTGCCGAGATCTTCCCTGCTAGGCTCCGATCAACATGTCATGGCATCTCAGCTGCTGCAGGCAAAGCTGGAGCTATGGTTGGTGCTTTTGGATTTGTTTACGCTGAGAACGGAATTGGCATCAGGAACACCCTTATCATCATGGCTGTCGTTAACGTCTGTGGCTTCTTCTTCACATTCTTGGTTCCTGAATCCAAAGGAAAATCACTTGAAGAAATGTCTGGTGAGCTTCAGGACCAACAAGCtgtggataataataataatgttgtttaa
- the LOC107628182 gene encoding polyprenol reductase 2-like isoform X2: MELEMHTILAQLLRLAWIVGTLPILIASIQIPRLNFLHTILLGFARRGKIMHSSSLKFTLPQRFFLHFYIVASIWTTFLLDTTWCYAYTMVPSVRESSAYSTITSYLIGGSVLRTGSTTMLQRHAIWQAVFLLLLMEAQVLRRLFETIYVFKYSPSTCMHIHDYLTGMFFYLAAPMSLCADCAFDVLYFLVNLVTKFIVVGKDHMPPVEVELWQVVNPLVRLGWKHWIGATVFFWGWIHQQRCHKILGSLRDSRQAEEYAIPHGDWFEIVSSPHYLSEMLANLSFAAVKTHRWYHQKFEDYPRSRFAVLPYIL; encoded by the exons ATGGAGTTGGAGATGCATACGATCCTTGCTCAATTGCTGAGACTAGCATGGATCGTTGGTACACTTCCCATTCTCATCGCTTCAATTCAAATTCCCAGACTCAACTTCCTCCATACAATCTTGTTGGGTTTTGCTAGAAGGGGAAAAATCATGCACTCATCTTCCCTG AAATTCACGCTCCCTCAAAgattcttcttgcacttttatattGTTGCATCAATATGGACAACGTTCTTGCTTGATACAACTTGGTGTTATGCATACACAATGGTGCCATCGGTTAGGGAATCATCTGCATACTCTACCATTACAAGCTACTTGATTGGAGGCTCAGTTTTGAGAACTGGTTCAACTACAATGCTTCAGAGGCATGCTATTTGGCAAgctgtttttcttcttttgttaatGGAAGCTCAAGTGTTGAGACGCCTATTTGAAACCATATATGTATTTAAATATAGCCCCTCTACCTGCATGCACATCCATGATTATCTCACTGGAATGTT CTTCTACCTAGCAGCACCAATGTCGCTGTGTGCTGATTGCGCCTTCGATGTGTTGTACTTCCTAGTAAATCTAGTCACCAAGTTCATCGTCGTAGGCAAGGATCATATGCCACCAGTGGAGGTAGAACTTTGGCAAGTTGTAAATCCTCTTGTCAGACTTGGATGGAAGCATTGGATTGGTGCGACTGTTTTTTTCTGGGGTTGGATTCACCAACAAAGATGCCATAAGATTCTT GGTTCGCTTCGAGATTCAAGACAAGCAGAGGAATATGCAATTCCTCACGGTGATTGGTTTGAAATTGTTTCCTCTCCACATTATCTCTCTGAAATG CTGGCAAATCTGTCATTTGCAGCAGTGAAAACACATAGATGGTATCATCAGAAATTTGAAGATTATCCAAGAAGTCGGTTTGCTGTTTTACCATATATTCTCTGA
- the LOC107624920 gene encoding VAN3-binding protein-like codes for MESNSRIMKNNELHGNGSSSSMPESPLLPPPPPPQEHDASSSTMSPENNNNNNNEFSFSYSATSQQLLLDCIFSQSTRQELVSPPLTSGRVSLDHEAVNNNNNNNNNGGGSQTGTDDSPPISPSQDEYDDDLLKFFRANNSIHPLFNGGRAIMNSSSTCINGNTTPPCSSSSSSGPKTVGKWLKERREKKKEENRTHNAQLHASISVAAVAAAVAAVTAATATLSASNREDEKMGKIDMAVASAATLVAAQCVEAAESMGAEREHLASVIGSAVNVKSDDDINTLTAAAATALRGAATLKARALKEVWNITSVAPLERGFGIGICGGKASYSTSSTSDSGEFINGENFLGVCTLELLAKGTELLKRTRKGDLHWKIVSVYMHRTGQVMLKMKSKHVAGTITKKKKHVVLDVCTNLAAWPGRHLFDDEEKRKYFGLKTESRGIVEFECRNQREYDMWTQGVSRLLSIVAERQNKNGI; via the exons ATGGAATCCAATTcaagaataatgaaaaataatgagTTGCATGGAAATGGCAGTAGTTCTTCCATGCCTGAGagtcctcttcttcctcctcctcctcctcctcaagaACATGATGCTTCATCATCAACCATGTCTCcagagaataataataataataataatgagttCTCTTTTTCTTACTCTGCCACTTCACAACAGCTTCTCCTTGACTGCATTTTCTCACAGTCCACTAGAcag GAATTAGTGTCACCACCATTAACATCAGGAAGAGTCTCACTTGATCATGAAGcagtgaataataataataataataacaataatggtggtgGCTCCCAAACAGGAACAGATGATAGTCCACCAATTTCTCCTTCTCAGGATGAGTATGATGATGATCTTCTTAAG TTCTTTAGAGCCAACAATTCAATTCACCCTCTATTCAATGGTGGAAGAGCCATCATGAATTCTTCTTCTACCTGCATTAATGGCAATACAACTCCACCatgctcatcatcatcatcatcagggccTAAAACAGTTGGAAAATGGTTAaaggaaagaagagagaaaaagaaagaagaaaacagaacacaCAATGCTCAACTCCATGCATCCATATCTGTTGCTGCGGTAGCAGCCGCAGTTGCAGCTGTTACGGCCGCGACTGCGACCTTGTCCGCGAGCAACAGGGAGGATGAGAAGATGGGAAAGATAGACATGGCTGTGGCCTCAGCAGCAACATTGGTTGCTGCTCAGTGTGTTGAGGCTGCAGAATCAATGGGGGCTGAAAGGGAACATCTTGCTTCAGTGATTGGTTCTGCTGTTAATGTCAAATCTGATGATGATATCAATACTCTTACAGCTGCTGCTGCCACAG CTCTAAGAGGCGCAGCAACCTTGAAAGCAAGAGCATTGAAGGAGGTTTGGAATATCACCTCAGTGGCACCATTAGAGAGAGGCTTTGGGATTGGAATTTGTGGTGGTAAAGCAAGTTATAGTACTTCAAGCACAAGTGATAGTGGTGAGTTCATTAATGGAGAAAATTTTCTTGGTGTTTGCACCTTAGAGCTCCTTGCTAAGGGCACTGAATTGCTCAAACGAACTCGAAAAG GTGATCTTCACTGGAAAATAGTTTCTGTTTACATGCATAGAACAGGCCAG GTTATGTTGAAGATGAAGAGCAAACATGTTGCTGGAACCATTACCAAGAAGAAAAAGC ATGTTGTGTTGGATGTGTGCACAAATTTAGCAGCATGGCCAGGGAGACATCTATTTGATGATGAAGAGAAAAGAAAGTACTTTGGATTGAAGACAGAATCAAGAGGGATTGTGGAGTTTGAATGCAGAAACCAAAGAGAATATGATATGTGGACTCAAGGTGTTTCTAGACTTCTATCCATTGTTGCAGAGAGACAAAACAAAAAtgggatttga
- the LOC107628182 gene encoding polyprenol reductase 2-like isoform X1: MELEMHTILAQLLRLAWIVGTLPILIASIQIPRLNFLHTILLGFARRGKIMHSSSLKFTLPQRFFLHFYIVASIWTTFLLDTTWCYAYTMVPSVRESSAYSTITSYLIGGSVLRTGSTTMLQRHAIWQAVFLLLLMEAQVLRRLFETIYVFKYSPSTCMHIHDYLTGMFFYLAAPMSLCADCAFDVLYFLVNLVTKFIVVGKDHMPPVEVELWQVVNPLVRLGWKHWIGATVFFWGWIHQQRCHKILGSLRDSRQAEEYAIPHGDWFEIVSSPHYLSEMVIYGSFVVAIGGFDLTIWLLLVFVLANLSFAAVKTHRWYHQKFEDYPRSRFAVLPYIL; this comes from the exons ATGGAGTTGGAGATGCATACGATCCTTGCTCAATTGCTGAGACTAGCATGGATCGTTGGTACACTTCCCATTCTCATCGCTTCAATTCAAATTCCCAGACTCAACTTCCTCCATACAATCTTGTTGGGTTTTGCTAGAAGGGGAAAAATCATGCACTCATCTTCCCTG AAATTCACGCTCCCTCAAAgattcttcttgcacttttatattGTTGCATCAATATGGACAACGTTCTTGCTTGATACAACTTGGTGTTATGCATACACAATGGTGCCATCGGTTAGGGAATCATCTGCATACTCTACCATTACAAGCTACTTGATTGGAGGCTCAGTTTTGAGAACTGGTTCAACTACAATGCTTCAGAGGCATGCTATTTGGCAAgctgtttttcttcttttgttaatGGAAGCTCAAGTGTTGAGACGCCTATTTGAAACCATATATGTATTTAAATATAGCCCCTCTACCTGCATGCACATCCATGATTATCTCACTGGAATGTT CTTCTACCTAGCAGCACCAATGTCGCTGTGTGCTGATTGCGCCTTCGATGTGTTGTACTTCCTAGTAAATCTAGTCACCAAGTTCATCGTCGTAGGCAAGGATCATATGCCACCAGTGGAGGTAGAACTTTGGCAAGTTGTAAATCCTCTTGTCAGACTTGGATGGAAGCATTGGATTGGTGCGACTGTTTTTTTCTGGGGTTGGATTCACCAACAAAGATGCCATAAGATTCTT GGTTCGCTTCGAGATTCAAGACAAGCAGAGGAATATGCAATTCCTCACGGTGATTGGTTTGAAATTGTTTCCTCTCCACATTATCTCTCTGAAATG GTTATATACGGCAGTTTTGTTGTTGCCATTGGAGGATTCGATCTAACCATATGGCTACTACTTGTTTTTGTG CTGGCAAATCTGTCATTTGCAGCAGTGAAAACACATAGATGGTATCATCAGAAATTTGAAGATTATCCAAGAAGTCGGTTTGCTGTTTTACCATATATTCTCTGA
- the LOC107624919 gene encoding NADP-dependent D-sorbitol-6-phosphate dehydrogenase — translation MESHQVKDLILNSIKIGYRHFDCAADYKNEADVGVALKEAFTSGLVKREDLFITTKLWNSDHGHVIEACKGSLKKLQLDYLDLYLVHFPVATRLTGVGTTDSALGDDGVLDIDTTIFLETTWHAMEDLVRSIGISNYDIFLTRDCLAYSKIKPAGNQIETHPYFQRDSLVKFCKKHGVCVTAHTPLGGAAADTEWFGTVSCLDDQVLKGLAEKYKKTAAQSALRWGIQRNTVGIPKSSKLERLKKNIQVFDFELSKEDMELIGSMDKKYRTNQPARFWGIDLFA, via the exons ATGGAATCTCATCAAGTCAAGGATCTCATCCTTAATTCCATTAAAATTGGTTATCGCCACTTTGATTGTGCTG CTGATTACAAGAACGAAGCAGACGTTGGAGTGGCGCTTAAAGAGGCCTTCACTAGTGGTCTTGTTAAGAGGGAGGACCTTTTCATTACCACCAAG CTTTGGAATTCTGATCATGGACATGTTATTGAGGCCTGCAAGGGCAGTCTCAAGAAGCTTCAATTGGATTATCTGGATTTGTATCTGGTTCACTTCCCTGTTGCTACAAGGCTCACTG GTGTTGGTACAACTGATAGTGCTTTGGGTGACGATGGGGTGTTGGACATAGATACCACTATATTCCTGGAAACTACCTGGCATGCTATGGAAGATCTTGTTCGTAGCATTGGAATCAG CAACTATGATATCTTTTTGACCAGAGATTGTTTAGCATATTCCAAGATAAAGCCTGCTGGGAATCAGATTgaaacccacccatacttccaGCGTGATTCGCTCGTCAAGTTTTGCAAGAAGCATGGGGTTTGTGTCACAGCCCATACTCCTCTTGGAGGTGCTGCGGCTGATACAGAATGGTTTGGTACAGTTTCATGTTTAGATGACCAAGTTCTAAAG GGTCTGgctgaaaaatacaaaaagactGCTGCACAAAGTGCTCTTCGTTGGGGCATTCAAAGGAACACTGTTGGCATTCCTAAATCATCGAAACTGGAAAGATTGAAAAAGAATATCCAGGTGTTTGATTTTGAGCTATCTAAAGAGGACATGGAGCTCATCGGAAGTATGGACAAGAAATATAGAACTAACCAACCAGCCAGGTTTTGGGGAATCGATCTTTTCGCTTGA